ACACCCATACAACATCAATAAAGTGCCAATAGAGAACAGCTGTATAAAATTTAGGAGCATTTGTCAGTGTGAGGCCTGTCTTTCGATAGCGAATTAATAGAGTTGAAATCCAGCATATGCCGAATGCCACGTGAGCACCGTGAGTACCAACAAGTGTGTAAAATGATGATGCAAACGCACTTGTACTGAAGCCTAGCCCTTGATGATAATACTCATAAAACTCATAAATTTCAAATCCTAAAAAGCCAAGACCTAGTAAAACAGTTAACCACATCCACATTAATAGCTTTTTGTAGTTGCCTCGCTTCATATTAATAATAGCGAACACACTTGTCAAACTGCTTGTTAGTAGAATCATTGTCATAATAAATACGAGGTTTAGATGGAATAATTCGGACGGGCCAGGGCCATCTAGCGTCCCGCCCCTTAATCCTAGATAGGTTCCAAACAAACTGGCGAATAAAACAGTTTCTCCACCTAGGAAAAACCAGAAACCAAGATATTTATTTCGTCCATCAAGGGTCGCCTTCTCCGGATTGGGAGGAAGGGTTTGGTTTTCTACTACATGTTGTTCAGCCATTGTTTAACCTCCCTCCAAATCTCGTTTAATATCTTCGACAGGAATATGATGACCATGATCTTCCTTAACAGATCGAACAAACATAGCTCCAAATGTAATAGCTAATCCTGTAATTGTTAATGGATGAATGTGATAGATAAAACCGAAGCTTGCAACAGTTAAGCCCGCTGCCATAATTATTGGCAAAATAGTGCCATTAGGCATGTGTATATCACCAAGCGGCTCTGCAGCTTTCATCTTACCATCACCTTCATATTTTTCATGCCAGAAAGGATCTAATTCACGTACGAGTGGTGTCTGAGCAAAGTTATACTCAGGAACAGGCGTAGGCGTCGTCCATTCAAGTGTTCTACCATCCCAAGGATCAGATACATTTTCTCGATTTTTAGTTGATATGAAAATATTTACTAACAAGAGAATAAACGCAATCGTCATGAGGAATGCACCTATCGTACTAATAAAGTTCATTTCATCTAACCCTTGACCACCTAAATATGATGCAACTCTTCGTGGCATACCAATCAATCCTAGGAAGTGCTGAACGAAGAACGTTAAGTGAAAACCAATAAGGAATAGCCAGAAAAACCATTTACCAAGCGTTTCACTTAATCGATAACCAAACATCTTAGGCCACCAATAGAAAGCACCTGAAAATAAGCCAAACACGACCCCACCAATAATGACATAATGGAAATGGGCTACGACAAAGTACGTATCGTGAAATTGATAATTCGCTGCACTTGTTGCAAGCATAACCCCAGTGACCCCTCCCATAACGAAGGATGGGATAAAGCCCAATGCAAATAAGTTAGCTGTCGTAAATTGGATTCGACCTCCCCACAAGGTCAGAAGCCAGTTAAAGATTTTAATTCCCGTCGGTACAGCAATAGCCATCGTCGCCACAGCAAAGATTGCATTTGCTACTGGACCCATTCCTACTGTAAACATATGGTGAGCCCATACCATAAAACCAAGAAAACCGATAATTAATGTGGCAAAGACCATTGCTGAGTAACCGAACAATCTTTTTTTAGAAAATGTAGCAAGCACTTCAGAAAAAATTCCGAACGCCGGTAAAATTAAAATATAAACTTCAGGGTGCCCGAAAATCCAAAATAAATGCTGCCAGATAATAACGTTGCCGCCAAAGTCTACGGCGAAATAGGTTGCCCCAAACAACCTTTCAAGCATCAATAGTAATAGGCCTATCGTCAATGCAGGAAAAGCAAATAAAATTAGCATTGAAGCGACGAAAGAGCTCCACGTAAACAAAGGCATTCTCATCATACTCATACCAGGAGCACGCATATTGATGATCGTTACAAGAAAATTGATTCCCCCGATCAATGTTCCTAACCCACTTACTTGAAGACCTAATACATAGTAGTCAAGGCCTTGGCCTGGTGACATACTGGATAATGGTACATATGCTGTCCATCCTGCATCAGGCGCCCCTGTGGCGAACCAACTGACATTCAGTAGCAGCCCTCCAAATAAAAATAACCAGAAACCTAACGCATTTAAAAAAGGAAATGCTACATCCCGTGCGCCAATTTGTAACGGGATAATAAAGTTCATAAATCCGAATAAGAGAGGCATGGCTGCTAAAAATATCATCGTAGTACCATGCATCGTCAATAATTCATTAAATGTCTGAGCCTGCACAAACGTAAACTCAGGAAACATGAGCTGTATACGCATAAGAATGGCTTCCAATCCACCAAGAGCAAAGAAAAATGCGCCACCGGCTAAATACATAATGCCGATTTTCTTATGGTCAACCGTCGTCAGCCAGTCCCAGATTACATTTTTAGACTGCGCACTTGCATAAGACACGTTTAGTTACCCCCTTTTGCACCCTATTCTTCCAGTACTTTTAAGCTATCTAGATAGTCGAGAAGTGCTTCCATTTCTTCATCATTTATTGCTTCCGCATTAAAGCTAGGCATTTCATTGCCTGGTTTATACTCTTGGGTATCCCGTAACCACGCTTCTAAATTATCCATATCATACTCAAGATAACCTGCGATAACTTCTCTTTCACCGAAGTTAGTTAAGTCAGGGCCGATATTTCCACCCTCTGCTCCAACCGCGTGACAACTTATACAGGATTGTTCGAACACTGTTCTACCATCAGCGGCAACCGTTTCTTCAGGTTCAGTGACATGTGATGGTGGTTCTGCCATGTTAGTAGCCCAAGTGTCGAAAGTGTCAGGGTCAACCGCAATAACTTTAAAATCCATCAACCAATGTGATGGTCCGCAAAGTTCTGTACACTTCCCCATATAAACGCCTTCATTAGGGGCTTCAAACCACATGTCGTTTTGAATACCAGGCACGTTATCCTGTTTCCCTGCTAAAGCCGGAACCCAGAATGAATGCTGTACGTCCGATGCTAGCAATTCAATAATAATTCGTGTATCTGTCGGAATGTACATATCCTGACCTGCGGTGATCTCATAATCTGGGTAATCAAATTCCCACCAGAATTGATGAGCTGTCACTTGCACCCGTACATAATCAATGCCTTCTTCCCCTTCTTCAGTCGCTTCCAGCTGCTCAACTTCCACGTTCGCAAGCGTGAATGTATCCATCACGTTAGGAATAGCAAGCATGAGCAGAAGTAAAATTGGAATCGTTGTCCAAATAAATTCTAATGTTCGATTCCCATGGACTTGTTTCGGAATATGTGTATCCCCCGGACGCTCCCGGAATTTAAAAATGACAAAAATGTAAATAGCAAACACGACAACAAGTACGAAAATCATAATATACAAGCTGAGCTGTATTAAGGAAAATTGCATTTCTGCAACAGGTCCCTGTGGATCCAGAGCAGACAAGTTCTCCACTCCACAACCACTCAGCAGTACGATGAAAGATATAGGAAGCAGTCGCCACAAATACTTCATCTCGTCACAAACCCCTCTTTCTTTGTCTTGAATTTTTAGAACATGTGAACGATTACCATGAGGACAAACAAAATCGTTAAATAATTAAGTGAAAATACAAACATTTGCCTTGCCCACTTTAAATCGTCATTCATTCTAAATCCAGCTAGCCCCAAAATAAGCCAGCCGCCCCCTAGCACACACGCTGCAATCGTATAAATAACCCCAAAATCTGATACTAATAATGACACAGGAATCAATGCTGCTACATACCATACAATTTGTCTCTTAGTCACAGCAAAACCTGCAACTACTGGAAGCATTGGAATACCTGCTGCCTTGTACTCATCGGCTCGCTTCATGGCAAGCGCTAAGAAATGAGGAGGCTGCCAAATAAACATAATTAGGAACATGGACCAAGCATAAGGATGTAAACCCGGGTCAATCGCTGCCCACCCAATAAGTGGTGGTACTGCTCCCGCAAAGCTCCCTACTATCGTATTTAACGTTGTCGTACGTTTCGTCCACATCGAATATAACACGACGTAAATAATTAAACCCGCAACACCAATCACTGCAGACATTGGTGTCGTCATAGCTAAAAATGCTGCTCCAATAAGTGATACTGAAAGGCCATATGTTAACGTTTGGCGCCCTGTAAGCTGTCCATTCACACTCGGTCTTTCTCTCGTGCGTTCCATTTTATAATCAATATCACGATCGATATAATTATTAAGTGCACAACCGCCTGCCATAATCAGAGCAGCTCCGACTAATGTCAACATTGCCGTTAAGGGATCACTCCCTAATGAGGTTCCTGTATAATAAGCCGCCAGATATAACCCAGCAAAAGTGGTTATGAGATTGGACATAACAATGCCAGTCTTTGATATTGCCAAATACTCACGAAATCCTGCCTTATCACTTTGCTCAGTTTCAACAGGCTGATGAACACCATCTAAGGATTCTGCCGAAGCCAATGTACTTGATTTTCCCAATCGAATCACCTCCCGATTCGTCATCTTTCCAATTCAAAAGGTTTTTTCCAAAAAAGAACTAAAATAATTTGTTTTTAAAATGTCAATGGATAACTGTAAACAAATTATTATTCTTTGAAAACTTAAGTGAAATGGAATCGTAAATGACATGTTAGAAAATTTGATTATCCATACACATTATAAAGCAACATTCAGTGATTTTCATCACATTTTTTTCTGTCAGACTTTTTATAGTGAACAAACCTTCTAACTAAAATAAGCAAACGACTTATCCACTATGATAATATTATATATTATAAACTTCCTCGAATGAAAGAGCTTTTTTTGGAAATTAATACAGTGAGCGTTTCGTTGACTTTTACAGCTACAATACATAAAATGAATTCGGGCTTATTTTATTTTATTAGTGAATAGTTCATTTTTTTAAAATAACTTTCTAAACATTTGTGTTTAGAAAATCTAATTATACAAAGAGAAAGTCGGTGGACACATGCATCGCTTATTGAAAGTCTTTGGAATACTTACTAGTTTTGGAATGCTCATTGTCATCATTCAAGGAGCGTTAGTCACTCAGACCGGATCCGGGGATGCCTGTGGAGCAGAATGGCCGCTTTGTCATGGGCGATTAATACCCGAAAACCCAACCATTGAAACATTAATTGAATATACTCATCGACTTGTCTCAGCTATTTTAGGCATAATGGTGTTAATTCATTCAGTTTGGAGTTGGCTTGTCCTTAAACATCTTAGGGAAACAAAGTTTTTTGCTATCTTGGCTGTCCTTTTCATTATATTCCAAGGACTACTGGGAGCGGCGGCTGTCGTATGGGGCCAGTCTGATGCCGTGATGGCACTCCATTTTGGTTTTTCATTAGTATCTTTCGCAAGTGTCCTGTTATTAACAATTCTTGCTTTTGAGAACGGCAAACACATTCGGGCACTTGTTCCACCTGTCACCCGTAGAGTGAGGAATTACTATTATTTTCTAGTCGTATTTGTTTATATAGTTGTCTATACAGGAGCGTATGTTAAGCATACCGAAGCAGGTATAGGTTGTAATGGGTGGCCATTATGTAACGGTCAATTTATCCCTATTCTTGAAGGTCGAACGGGTATTCAATTTGGCCACCGAGTGGCTGCGGCGTTATTATTTTTCACTATTTTAGCAGCTCTTATTATAGTCTATAAACATTATAGAACAGAGAAAGCCTTCTTTCTCACAACGGTCATCAGCTTTATACTCATAACATTGCAAGTCATTAGTGGTGCTATCGTTGTCTTTTCAGGACTATCATTATATGCCACAATGGTTCATGCTGTTTTAGTCAGTTTACTGTTTGGGGCTGTCAGTTATACAACGCTCCTCGTTGACAGATCACGAATTTATTAAAGGAATGCTTTATAATAATCTAAAAGCATCAAAAGGAGTGCCTCTAGATGGCACTCCTTTTAGTTTTGCTGAAAAAACCGATTTTGAGACACAATACTATTCTCGAAACATCACTAAAAAGCTAGAAGCACTAGCTCCTAGCTTTTTGATAATAGATGAATAAATCTTGAAGCTTCTAGCCTAATTATTTCTCAAGAAATGAACGGAACATCCAATTATGCTTTTCAACAGATTGACGTATGCCGATGAGCATATCAGCAGTCGTTTCATCATCCACATTCTCAATAGTTTCAATATCCTGCTCTAACTCAGTAGCCATTTTCTCAAAATCACTGGATAACGTTTGAACCATGTCATCAGCTGATTTTTCCCCCGTGGCTTCTTTGATAGTCGCCAATTCTAAATATTCCTTCATAGTGGCTACAGGTGTCCCTTTTAATGTCAATAGACGCTCTGCAATTTCATCAATGTGTCCAGCCGCTTCATTGTAAAGTTCTTCAAACTTCTCATGAAGCATAAAAAAATGTGGACCTTTTACAAACCAATGATAGTTGTGTAATTTTACAAACAACGTGTTCCAGTTTGCAATGTGCCGATTAAGAATTTCAACTGTTTTTTCATTTGTCAACTTGACCAACTCCCTCATACATTAGTTACTATCAGTGTACTGAATCATTAAGTACAAGAAGGACTCCCCATTTCCTTCCTTCTCAAATTATACAGAATTATCGTGCTAGAGCCAAGAGATGTTACTATTTTAATTGCTTTATAATAGCTTTGCAGCTAGTAAAAATTCTCTATTACCGTCAAGCACAGTGATTTTAACACTAGAAATCTCATTTAGTCACAACCATTTACTTTACTACTTCACTAACAAACACTAAAAAGAATGACTATTATATAGAACACAAAAAAACCCAGTGTAAGGTTAAATACACGGGCTTAAATATCTCCATTCATTTTCTGTTCATTGACGCTTCATGGAGCGACGTCAGCTGTTTTTCTAACTGATCTAATAGCGCTTTGCCTTCTTCTTCGTTTACTAAATTCAAACGAATGGCAAAATCGATTTCTCGTGACAATCCAAACATTTGTGTATCTAATACCTCTTCATACAAAGGACACTGAGGCATCGTTAAGTTTGTCATTTGAACTTCTATTAGTTTCAGTATCTTATCTGCGTCTTCTTTTAGAAGGGCATATGCTTTTTCACTCTGGCCCGATAGGGTTTCAATGGACATCCGAATCCCTCCTGTTTTTCTGAACATCGCTCAATAAAATATATGAGAATAATCGGTTTTATACGAACGAATTCCATTCTTTCTCTTATATTATCGGTTATTAAAGAAAATTGCAACAGAAGGAACTCTAAAGTTTTTGTCAAAAAATGCTTAACCTGTATCTTTGCGATAACGCTTCTAACAATTTCATCCCTGCTAAGCTATTTCCTCTTTCATCAAGTGCCGGGCCATAAATACCGATACCTGCTCCATGTGGAATTGCAGCCATAATAGCCCCTGAAACCCCACTTTTAGCCGGAAAACCCACTTTAATAGCAAATTCCCCTGATGCATTATACATGCCACATGTGACCATAAATGTCTTAAGAATTCGAGCAATATGCAACGGAATAATTGGTCGTGATGATTCAGTGTGCCTCCCTTCATTAGCAATAATATAACCAATTTTCGCCAAGGCTGTAGCATCAACCTCTATAGCACACTGTTTCGTATAAAGTTCTAGTAAATCTTCTACTTTATCATTTAACACGTGATGTTGTTTTAGAAAATAGGCTAAAGAGCGGTTTAAATGTGCCGTGTCGTATTCAGATTTAGCAACTTCCTCATTGTACGAAATTGAAGTATCTCCGGTCATGTCATGGATAAATGAAAGAAGACGACCTAGTTTTTCGTCAACTGAGTGACCACTAATCATAGATGTTACTGCTAAAGCTCCAGCGTTTATCATCGGATTAAGCGGTTTTGACGGGCTATGTGTTTCAAGCTTAATAATTGAATTAAATGGGTCGCCAGTTGGTTCCATACCTACTTTGTCAAATACACCAGCTTCCCCATTATCCATTAGAGCGAGAGCTAATGAAATCACTTTTGAGACACTTTGAAGTGTAAACATCTCTGACGTATCCCCCGCTGTAACACATGGTCCATCACCTTCAAAAACAGCTAAAGATAAAGTATGAGGATTCTTATCACTCAAAGCCGGAATATAATCTGCTACTTTTCCTTTCGGAGCTATTTGAACAGCCTCCTGTACCATAACATGTAATGCTTCACAATCCTCACATATTTTCATTAGCTTGACCTCCATTAGTCGTTTATTTACTTGATGACAAACGCGTTTATCAGTTTTATACTGTAGGGGAAAGGATGGTGGAAAATGAATGTCTTCTATGATTGTTTCCATAAAAGGAGCTGTTAAACATACCATAATTATCGATCCTGGGGTATGGATTTTTGACGAACGCAAAGTTGACTTAACTACATATTTTACCGAGGAACGTCTTGATGCATCCACAGCGTTATATGAGCAATTAGGGCGCTCATGGGACGAACAGCGTTTAAAAGGAGCAAGACCACAATCGAATGACAATAAGTTGTCTGTGGATAAAAAGGCATTAACAAAAAGTTCTTACGGAATGCCACTCGGTCCTTTTATAACAAACGCGCAGCCTTCTTCTAAAGCAACTAAGGTCACATTTTCAAGTACAACGACAAACACACATTTTATCTGTTCATTGGAAGAAGCAGAAAATGGCATTTTAGGTTTTTCTCATAAAGGGCACCCATTGGAAGAAACGGGACCAGTTCACTTTTACTTGAACGACGGGTCCAATCACCTAACTCCCGTTAAAGGTATTGATACAATTACGATCTCCTAAACAGTCCTCGTCATTGAATAAATTGTATTGTGGTATGGAGCTGGGAAGATTTCTCGTTATCTCCCCTTCTTTGTCGTAATACAGATTGCAGAAAAATGCGTTATAACGACTAACAACCTGACCTCTCCTCCGGTTTTGATATTACAAGAGGTCAGGCTTTTAAACTTGAAATTTATAATAAATCTGCTGATAAGTGTGCCAACCCTGACCTTTCACCTTTTTCAAGCTTAATATGACCAGCTTCAGGCCGATGCTTCAATCGCTCCGTTACGTAAGTAAGACCATTAGTATACTCATCTAGATAGGGGTGGTCTATTTGCTTAGGATCACCCATTAAAACGATCTTACTGCCTTCCCCAACTCGCGTCAAAATGGTTTTAACTTCATGCTTAGTTAAATTCTGAGCCTCGTCGATCACAATAAACTGCTCAGGAATACTTCTTCCTCTTATATAGGTTAAAGCTTCTACTTGAATAGAAGACATACCTGCTAAAATTTGTTCCAATTCGCCTTTTCTATTGGTATTAAATAAATACTCTAAATTATCATAAATAGGTTGCATCCAAGGCCTAAGCTTTTCCTCTTTTTCACCAGGTAAATATCCGATATCTTTCCCCATTGGTACAACTGGTCTGGCTACAAGCAGTTTTTTATACAATTGCAAATCTTCCGTTTGATATAAGCCTGCCGCTAAAGATAAAAGGGTCTTACCTGTTCCGGCTTTTCCTACAAGTGTCACCAGAGGAATGTCTTTCCTAGTAAGAAGCTCTAATGCCATTTTTTGTTGAACGTTCCTTGCTTTTATTCCCCATACAGCTTCATGTCTGTTATAAAACAATTGGATATGATCCTTTTTATTGTCAACCATCCCTAACGCCGAACGAGTACCATTAGATGTATCTTTAAAAATATAAAAATGATTGGCAAATGCTTGTGAAACCTGACATTTATCTATAGGCAGCTGTTTTTCCTCAAAAAATGTATTCATAACTTCTGGTTCCATCCAACTCTCCTCATAGCCTTTATATATTCTGTCAAATTGGACAATCCTATCAGTCAAGAAATCTTCTGCCTTTAACCCTAATGCATCAGCCTTTACTCTTAATAACGCATCTTTACTAACCAATACTACTTCTAAAGACATATGTTGCTTCTTTTTCTCTTCTGCTAAATTTAACGCTACAGCTAATATTCTATTATCATTTGTCATTTCAAAGAAATGTTTTTTTAATTGATCAAAACAGCGATGATTCAATTCAACAGTTAATGTTCCTCCGTTTTCGAGCTCCACTCCTTCATGAAGTTTGCCAGTCTCTCTTAATTCATCAAGTAGCCGAGCCACTTCACGGGCGTTTCTCCCAATTTCATCCATATAACGTTTTTTCGAATCAATCTCTTCCAGTACAACCGCTGGAATAATAACGTTATTATCTTCAAACGAAAAGATAGCCAACGGGTCTTGCAGTAACACATTTGTGTCCAAAATATATAGTTTAGTCAATCGATTCCCTCCCTAACCTGAGTCGCTATTCTACTCAAAATAGTATATTCATGTAGACCTTTACAAAGACTACAACATAAAACGAACCTTCAATCAGTGGAAATTTTCGTTCTTCTCCCACTGATTGGTCATGGAGTGAATCAGGATATTAGTACCCGCCATACCCCGGCTAAATAGATTTAGCACTACTCTCTAGTTTGTGTCGAGATGTTGACGGACGGTTATCTGTGATAACTATTCTTAAGGAGGTGATAGGATGAGACAATTGTTTATAGTACCTCTTGTTGGTTTGATATTCATAACAGTAGGGTGTCAAACGGATGGAGAGAACACCAATACTAATGAATCAATAGAAGGTCAACACTATCAAGTAACGGAATCTGAGATAGTGACGTTTAATGACGCAGCTGATCATTTAGCTGAAATTGCCGTTCAAGTTCCAGAAGTGAACAGGTCAACTGCTATCGTTTTTGGCCCATACGCTATCGTAGCACTAGACGTAGAAGCTGAATTAGATCAATCGCACGTCGGCACGGTTAAGTATCAAGTAGCTGAAGCATTAGCTGATGATCCTTATGGAGCTAATGCTGCCATTACAGCTGACCCTGACATTCTCCAACGATTAGAAGATATGCGTAATGAGATGGCTGATGGCCGACCATT
The genomic region above belongs to Bacillus sp. A301a_S52 and contains:
- a CDS encoding YhcN/YlaJ family sporulation lipoprotein, which gives rise to MRQLFIVPLVGLIFITVGCQTDGENTNTNESIEGQHYQVTESEIVTFNDAADHLAEIAVQVPEVNRSTAIVFGPYAIVALDVEAELDQSHVGTVKYQVAEALADDPYGANAAITADPDILQRLEDMRNEMADGRPFTAIGDEIAGIFGRLVPIVPTEEHRDDEPLEKPKDQTNNENEIKDIQNKQSKGRIDSH
- a CDS encoding DNA starvation/stationary phase protection protein, which encodes MRELVKLTNEKTVEILNRHIANWNTLFVKLHNYHWFVKGPHFFMLHEKFEELYNEAAGHIDEIAERLLTLKGTPVATMKEYLELATIKEATGEKSADDMVQTLSSDFEKMATELEQDIETIENVDDETTADMLIGIRQSVEKHNWMFRSFLEK
- a CDS encoding peptidyl-prolyl cis-trans isomerase, translating into MSSMIVSIKGAVKHTIIIDPGVWIFDERKVDLTTYFTEERLDASTALYEQLGRSWDEQRLKGARPQSNDNKLSVDKKALTKSSYGMPLGPFITNAQPSSKATKVTFSSTTTNTHFICSLEEAENGILGFSHKGHPLEETGPVHFYLNDGSNHLTPVKGIDTITIS
- a CDS encoding YlaN family protein, which encodes MSIETLSGQSEKAYALLKEDADKILKLIEVQMTNLTMPQCPLYEEVLDTQMFGLSREIDFAIRLNLVNEEEGKALLDQLEKQLTSLHEASMNRK
- the ctaD gene encoding cytochrome c oxidase subunit I, translating into MSYASAQSKNVIWDWLTTVDHKKIGIMYLAGGAFFFALGGLEAILMRIQLMFPEFTFVQAQTFNELLTMHGTTMIFLAAMPLLFGFMNFIIPLQIGARDVAFPFLNALGFWLFLFGGLLLNVSWFATGAPDAGWTAYVPLSSMSPGQGLDYYVLGLQVSGLGTLIGGINFLVTIINMRAPGMSMMRMPLFTWSSFVASMLILFAFPALTIGLLLLMLERLFGATYFAVDFGGNVIIWQHLFWIFGHPEVYILILPAFGIFSEVLATFSKKRLFGYSAMVFATLIIGFLGFMVWAHHMFTVGMGPVANAIFAVATMAIAVPTGIKIFNWLLTLWGGRIQFTTANLFALGFIPSFVMGGVTGVMLATSAANYQFHDTYFVVAHFHYVIIGGVVFGLFSGAFYWWPKMFGYRLSETLGKWFFWLFLIGFHLTFFVQHFLGLIGMPRRVASYLGGQGLDEMNFISTIGAFLMTIAFILLLVNIFISTKNRENVSDPWDGRTLEWTTPTPVPEYNFAQTPLVRELDPFWHEKYEGDGKMKAAEPLGDIHMPNGTILPIIMAAGLTVASFGFIYHIHPLTITGLAITFGAMFVRSVKEDHGHHIPVEDIKRDLEGG
- the glsA gene encoding glutaminase A — protein: MKICEDCEALHVMVQEAVQIAPKGKVADYIPALSDKNPHTLSLAVFEGDGPCVTAGDTSEMFTLQSVSKVISLALALMDNGEAGVFDKVGMEPTGDPFNSIIKLETHSPSKPLNPMINAGALAVTSMISGHSVDEKLGRLLSFIHDMTGDTSISYNEEVAKSEYDTAHLNRSLAYFLKQHHVLNDKVEDLLELYTKQCAIEVDATALAKIGYIIANEGRHTESSRPIIPLHIARILKTFMVTCGMYNASGEFAIKVGFPAKSGVSGAIMAAIPHGAGIGIYGPALDERGNSLAGMKLLEALSQRYRLSIF
- a CDS encoding heme A synthase; its protein translation is MHRLLKVFGILTSFGMLIVIIQGALVTQTGSGDACGAEWPLCHGRLIPENPTIETLIEYTHRLVSAILGIMVLIHSVWSWLVLKHLRETKFFAILAVLFIIFQGLLGAAAVVWGQSDAVMALHFGFSLVSFASVLLLTILAFENGKHIRALVPPVTRRVRNYYYFLVVFVYIVVYTGAYVKHTEAGIGCNGWPLCNGQFIPILEGRTGIQFGHRVAAALLFFTILAALIIVYKHYRTEKAFFLTTVISFILITLQVISGAIVVFSGLSLYATMVHAVLVSLLFGAVSYTTLLVDRSRIY
- a CDS encoding cytochrome (ubi)quinol oxidase subunit III, coding for MAEQHVVENQTLPPNPEKATLDGRNKYLGFWFFLGGETVLFASLFGTYLGLRGGTLDGPGPSELFHLNLVFIMTMILLTSSLTSVFAIINMKRGNYKKLLMWMWLTVLLGLGFLGFEIYEFYEYYHQGLGFSTSAFASSFYTLVGTHGAHVAFGICWISTLLIRYRKTGLTLTNAPKFYTAVLYWHFIDVVWVFIFTVVYLLGIGG
- a CDS encoding PhoH family protein yields the protein MTKLYILDTNVLLQDPLAIFSFEDNNVIIPAVVLEEIDSKKRYMDEIGRNAREVARLLDELRETGKLHEGVELENGGTLTVELNHRCFDQLKKHFFEMTNDNRILAVALNLAEEKKKQHMSLEVVLVSKDALLRVKADALGLKAEDFLTDRIVQFDRIYKGYEESWMEPEVMNTFFEEKQLPIDKCQVSQAFANHFYIFKDTSNGTRSALGMVDNKKDHIQLFYNRHEAVWGIKARNVQQKMALELLTRKDIPLVTLVGKAGTGKTLLSLAAGLYQTEDLQLYKKLLVARPVVPMGKDIGYLPGEKEEKLRPWMQPIYDNLEYLFNTNRKGELEQILAGMSSIQVEALTYIRGRSIPEQFIVIDEAQNLTKHEVKTILTRVGEGSKIVLMGDPKQIDHPYLDEYTNGLTYVTERLKHRPEAGHIKLEKGERSGLAHLSADLL
- the coxB gene encoding cytochrome c oxidase subunit II: MKYLWRLLPISFIVLLSGCGVENLSALDPQGPVAEMQFSLIQLSLYIMIFVLVVVFAIYIFVIFKFRERPGDTHIPKQVHGNRTLEFIWTTIPILLLLMLAIPNVMDTFTLANVEVEQLEATEEGEEGIDYVRVQVTAHQFWWEFDYPDYEITAGQDMYIPTDTRIIIELLASDVQHSFWVPALAGKQDNVPGIQNDMWFEAPNEGVYMGKCTELCGPSHWLMDFKVIAVDPDTFDTWATNMAEPPSHVTEPEETVAADGRTVFEQSCISCHAVGAEGGNIGPDLTNFGEREVIAGYLEYDMDNLEAWLRDTQEYKPGNEMPSFNAEAINDEEMEALLDYLDSLKVLEE
- a CDS encoding protoheme IX farnesyltransferase, coding for MTNREVIRLGKSSTLASAESLDGVHQPVETEQSDKAGFREYLAISKTGIVMSNLITTFAGLYLAAYYTGTSLGSDPLTAMLTLVGAALIMAGGCALNNYIDRDIDYKMERTRERPSVNGQLTGRQTLTYGLSVSLIGAAFLAMTTPMSAVIGVAGLIIYVVLYSMWTKRTTTLNTIVGSFAGAVPPLIGWAAIDPGLHPYAWSMFLIMFIWQPPHFLALAMKRADEYKAAGIPMLPVVAGFAVTKRQIVWYVAALIPVSLLVSDFGVIYTIAACVLGGGWLILGLAGFRMNDDLKWARQMFVFSLNYLTILFVLMVIVHMF